In the Panthera uncia isolate 11264 chromosome D2, Puncia_PCG_1.0, whole genome shotgun sequence genome, one interval contains:
- the GPAM gene encoding glycerol-3-phosphate acyltransferase 1, mitochondrial, translating to MDESALTLGTIDVSYLPNSSEYSVGRCKHANEEWGECGFRPTVFRSATLKWKESLMSRKRPFVGRCCYSCTPQSWDKFFNSSIPSLGLRNVIYINETHTRHRGWLARRLSYVLFVQERDVHTGMFATNVTENVLNSSRVQEAIAEVAAELNPDGSAQQQSKAINKVKKKAKRILQEMVATVSPTMIRLTGWVLLKLFNSFFWNIQIHKGQLEMVKAATEMNLPLLFLPVHRSHIDYLLLTFILFCHNIKAPYIASGNNLNIPIFSTLIHKLGGFFIRRRLDETPDGRKDILYRALLHGHIVELLRQQQFLEIFLEGTRSRSGKTSCARAGLLSVVVDTLSTNTIPDILIIPVGISYDRIIEGHYNGEQLGKPKKNESLWSVARGVIRMLRKNYGCVRVDFAQPFSLKEYLESQSQKPASPPLSLGQALLPAILPPRPSDAADEGADTSVTESRNATGESFRRRLIANLAEHILFTASKSCAIMSTHIVACLLLYRHRQGIDLSTLVEDFFVMKEEVLARDFDLGFSGNSEDVVMHAIQLLGNCVTITHTSRNDEFFITPSTTVPSVFELNFYSNGVLHVFIMEAIIACSLYAVLHKRGSGGSAGTSPNLISQEQLVRKAASLCYLLSNEGTIALPCQTFYQICHETVGRFIQYGILTVAEQDDQEDTSPGLAEQQWDKKLPEPLSWRSDEEDEDSDFGEEQRDCYLKVSQSKEHQQFITFLQRLLGPLLEAYSSAAIFIHNFAGPVPEPEYLQKLHKYLIARTERSVAVYAESATYCLVKNAVKMFKDIGVFKETKQKRVSVLELSSTFLPQCNRQKLLEYILSFVVL from the exons ATGGATGAATCTGCACTGACCCTTGGCACAATAGATGTTTCTTACCTGCCAAATTCATCAGAATACAGTGTTGGTCGATGTAAGCATGCAAACGAGGAATGG GGTGAGTGTGGTTTCAGACCTACTGTCTTCAGATCTGCAaccttaaaatggaaagaaagcctAATGAGCCGGAAAAGGCCATTTGTTGGAAGATGTTGTTATTCCTGTACTCCCCAGAGCTGG GATAAATTTTTCAACTCCAGTATCCCATCTTTGGGTTTGCGGAATGTTATTTATATCAATGAAACTCACACAAg GCATCGAGGATGGCTTGCAAGACGTCTTTCTTATGTGCTTTTTGTTCAAGAGCGAGATGTCCATACAGGCATGTTTGCCACCAACGTGACGGAAAATGTCCTGAACAGCAGTAG AGTACAGGAGGCAATTGCAGAAGTGGCTGCTGAATTAAATCCTGATGGTTCTGCCCAGCAGCAGTCAAAAGCCatcaataaagtgaaaaagaaagccaaaaggaTCCTTCAAGAAATGGTTGCCACTGTCTCACCAACGATGATCAG ACTGACGGGATGGGTGTTGCTCAAACTGTTCAACAGCTTCTTTTGGAATATTCAAATTCACAAAGGCCAACTTGAGATGGTTAAAGCTGCAACTGAG atGAATTTGCCACTTCTGTTTCTACCAGTTCACAGATCACACATTGATTATCTGCTGCTCACGTTCATTCTCTTCTGCCATAACATCAAGGCGCCATACATCGCTTCCGGCAACAATCTCAACATTCCCATCTTCAG TACCTTGATCCATAAGCTTGGGGGCTTTTTCATCCGACGAAGGCTAGATGAAACGCCAGATGGGCGGAAGGATATTCTCTATAGAGCTTTGCTCCACGGG CATATAGTTGAACTACTTCGACAGCAGCAATTCTTAGAGATTTTTCTGGAAGGCACACGCTCTAGGAGTGGGAAAACCTCCTGTGCTCGGGCAGGACTTTTGTCAGTTGTGGTTGATACGCTGTCTACCAATACCATCCCAGACATCTTGATCATACCTGTTGGAATCTCCTACGATCGCATTATTGAAGGTCACTACAATGGCGAACAACTG GGAAAACCTAAGAAGAACGAGAGCCTTTGGAGCGTAGCTAGAGGCGTTATCAGAATGTTACGAAAAAACTACGGATGTGTCAGAGTGGATTTTGCACAACCATTTTCCTTAAAG GAATATTTAGAAAGCCAGAGTCAGAAACCCGCATCTCCTCCACTCTCCCTGGGGCAGGCATTGCTACCAGCCATCCTTCCTCCAAG acCCAGTGATGCCGCTGATGAAGGTGCAGACACATCCGTTACCGAGTCCAGAAATGCAACAGGTGAATCCTTCCGAAGAAGATTAATTGCCAATCTGGCCGAGCACATTCTCTTCA CTGCTAGCAAGTCCTGTGCCATTATGTCAACACACATCGTGGCCTGCCTGCTCCTCTACAGACACAGGCAG GGAATTGATCTCTCCACATTGGTGGAGGACTTCTTTGTGATGAAGGAGGAAGTCCTGGCTCGAGATTTTGACCTGGGGTTCTCAGGAAACTCCGAAGACGTAGTTATGCACGCCATCCAGCTGCTGGGAAATTGTGTCACGATCACTCACACCAGCAGGAATGATGAGTTTTTTATTACTCCTAGCACAACTGTCCCGTCAGTCTTTGAACTCAACTTCTACAGCAACGGGGTACTCCATGTCTTCATCATGGAGGCCATCATAG CTTGCAGCCTTTATGCGGTTCTGCACAAGAGGGGCTCTGGAGGGTCTGCCGGAACGTCCCCTAACTTGATCAGCCAGGAGCAGCTCGTGCGGAAGGCCGCCAGCCTGTGCTATCTGCTCTCTAATGAAGGCACCATAGCTCTC ccCTGCCAGACATTTTACCAAATTTGCCACGAGACAGTAGGAAGGTTTATCCAGTATGGCATTCTCACAGTGGCAGAG CAAGATGACCAAGAAGATACTAGTCCTGGTCTCGCTGAGCAGCAGTGGGACAAGAAGCTTCCGGAGCCTTTGTCTTGGAGAAGCGATGAAGAAGATGAAGACAGTGATTTTGGTGAGGAGCAGCGAGATTGCTACCTGAAG GTGAGTCAGTCCAAGGAGCACCAGCAGTTCATCACCTTCCTGCAGAGGCTCCTGGGGCCCCTGCTGGAGGCCTACAGCTCCGCTGCCATCTTCATCCACAACTTCGCTGGCCCGGTTCCGGAGCCAGAGTATCTGCAGAAGTTGCACAAATACCTGATCGCCAGGACGGAAAGAAGCGTCGCTGTGTATG CTGAGAGTGCCACTTACTGCCTTGTGAAGAATGCTGTGAAAATGTTCAAGGATATTGGG GTTTTCAAAGAGACCAAACAAAAGAGAGTGTCTGTTTTAGAACTCAGCAGCACGTTTCTACCTCAGTGCAACCGGCAAAAACTTCTAGAATACATTCTGAGCTTCGTGGTGCTGTAG